The following proteins are encoded in a genomic region of Amphiura filiformis chromosome 11, Afil_fr2py, whole genome shotgun sequence:
- the LOC140163994 gene encoding CMP-N-acetylneuraminate-poly-alpha-2,8-sialyltransferase-like — MVTAANLATYRRTCLVLVIVVVFYICSFGIMIQKDCYSFCVGRDQEKQCFSSKFAILVYRDDISTDNMPFLHKYQPSITLPEYLFELITFQYNAEECFIGRHFPDVAIFAPQKSCAIVGNGGILRNSGCGEEIDSHDFIMRLNLAPVTGFISDVGSRAHLNLVNYETLNWLYGNLTQKEAGDIKRDEFLNKIRYLNDSVLWYPKSMDRMDTRYNFQSVAHILRDVYHLPIKMAYSWKPVAIEKYFSLRQTATSGFNMYAIARTFCSHITLYGFYPYEEDDQGRRIQHHYYNDMDFMYRGKVHNFVTEFKQLKTIAEHRDDELRLVVDKCSDGESKRLKLRRKGNNTFVNPIFWFRIPKLIS, encoded by the exons atggtaacagcagCAAATCTTGCCACTTATCGACGAACCTGTTTAGTTCTTGTGATTGTTGTCGTTTTTTACATCTGCAGCTTTGGCATAATGATTCAAAAAGATTGCTATTCATTTTGTGTCGG AAGGGACCAAGAAAAACAATGCTTCAGTTCAAAGTTTGCCATTTTGGTATACCGTGACGACATTAGTACTGACAATATGCCTTTTCTACACAAATACCAACCCAGTATTACTCTGCCAGAATATCTCTTCGAACTTATCACTTTCCAATACAATGCTGAAGAGTGCTTTATTGGCAGACATTTCCCTGATGTCGCAATTTTCGCTCCACAAAAATCATGTGCAATTGTAGGCAATGGAGGAATATTACGAAACAGTGGATGTGGTGAAGAGATTGATTCGCATGATTTTATTATGAGATTAAACTTAGCGCCTGTAACCGGGTTTATCAGCGACGTTGGAAGTAGAGCTCATTTAAACCTAGTTAACTACGAAACATTAAACTGGTTATATGGAAATTTGACTCAAAAAGAAGCAGGGGATATCAAAAGAGACGAGTTCTTGAATAAAATTCGTTATTTGAATGATTCGGTGTTGTGGTATCCGAAATCAATGGACAGAATGGACACGAGATATAACTTTCAAAGTGTGGCGCATATTTTACGGGATGTGTATCATCTCCCTATCAAAATGGCTTATAGTTGGAAACCAGTGGCTATCGAAAA ATATTTCAGCTTACGTCAGACAGCAACAAGTGGTTTCAACATGTACGCCATCGCGAGAACGTTTTGCTCACACATAACTTTATACGGGTTTTATCCATACGAAGAAGACGACCAAGGCCGCCGAATTCAACACCACTATTATAACGACATGGACTTCATGTACCGAGGCAAAGTTCACAACTTTGTCACTGAATTTAAGCAGCTTAAAACCATTGCAGAACATCGTGATGATGAACTTCGACTTGTGGTCGACAAATGTAGCGATGGTGAAAGTAAACGATTAAAATTGCGCCGAAAAGGAAATAACACTTTCGTCAATCCTATATTTTGGTTTCGAATACCCAAACTTATATCATGA